From a region of the Malania oleifera isolate guangnan ecotype guangnan chromosome 12, ASM2987363v1, whole genome shotgun sequence genome:
- the LOC131143864 gene encoding uncharacterized protein LOC131143864: MTEVVKKEVLKVLDANIIYPITNMSHSPWFDDIVSYLIIERTLEHGVTQDMCKFFAEIKIILEKTVFPNRKDWLEKLINFLLDNAKGLRKLQVCELKESKREVYDKAYLATKQMKLLHDNKIKDKQLFPNQQVLFYDSRLHLFPGKLKSRWGDSYIFKHVHPHSAVEIVDPKNDNDFTVNGQWLKPFLTSFDPNEDVLLLQDPRGL; this comes from the exons ATGACggaggtggtaaagaaagaagtgctgaaaGTGTTAGATGCTAACATCATCTATCCTATCACCAACATGTCACACAGCCCTTGGTTTGATGATATTGTGAGCTACCTCATCATTGAACGAACGCTAGAACATGGGGTAACTCAGGATATGTGTAAGTTCTTTGcagagatcaagatcatacttgagaagaCGGTTTTTCCTAATCGAAAAGATTGGTTAGAGAAACTG ATTAATTTTTTACTTGACAATGCCAAaggtttgagaaagttgcaggtgTGTGAGCTTAAAGAATCCAAGAGGGAAGTTTATGACAAGGCTTACTTAGCGACGAAGCAAATGAAGCTACTGCATGACAataaaatcaaggataaacaacttTTCCCGAATCAACAAGTTCTTTTTTATGACTCTAGATTACATCTGTTTCCTGGGAAGCTAAAGTCCCGATGGGGTGACTCGTACATCTTTAAACATGTTCATCCTCACAGTGCAGTAGAAATTGTGGATCCAAAGAATGATAACGACTTCACGGTCAATGGACAGTGGCTTAAGCCTTTCTTGACTTCCTTTGATCCAAATGAAGatgtcttgcttctgcaagaccctaggggactTTAA